One Micromonospora sp. WMMD812 genomic window carries:
- a CDS encoding peptidylprolyl isomerase yields the protein MASSRDRQRKLARAKLDRQMARRAGRVRRRRQIQAGVGAALVLALIVVGSAWALGAFDSDPKENTAADEVCLWTPQDATANTNLKDVGTPATTGLPTDGTRAMTVTTNQGAPITAELDLASAPCAGASIAHLASRSFYDNTKCHEITAEGALRCGDPSGTGLGGPTYSFYDENVPSAPEASPSASPAPGQPPAYPKGTVAMIANPPGANGSQFLLFFKDFNPDKAVYPVIGKVTGGLDVLEKIGALPTVDNGTGAQVKPKNDVVIQSLTVGEPATGASAPAPTGSGAPAASTSAG from the coding sequence GTGGCTTCCAGCAGGGACCGGCAGCGCAAACTGGCGCGGGCCAAGCTCGACCGGCAGATGGCCCGCAGGGCCGGGCGGGTCCGGCGCCGGCGGCAGATCCAGGCCGGTGTCGGCGCCGCTCTGGTGCTCGCGCTGATCGTGGTCGGCTCGGCGTGGGCGCTCGGCGCCTTCGACTCCGACCCGAAGGAGAACACCGCGGCGGACGAGGTCTGCCTCTGGACCCCGCAGGACGCCACCGCGAACACCAACCTCAAGGACGTGGGCACCCCGGCCACCACCGGCCTGCCCACCGACGGCACCCGAGCGATGACGGTGACCACCAACCAGGGCGCGCCGATCACCGCCGAACTCGACCTGGCCTCGGCCCCGTGTGCCGGCGCGAGCATCGCCCACCTGGCGAGCCGGTCGTTCTACGACAACACCAAGTGCCACGAGATCACCGCCGAGGGCGCGCTGCGCTGCGGTGACCCCAGCGGCACCGGCCTGGGCGGCCCGACCTACTCGTTCTACGACGAGAACGTGCCCAGCGCGCCCGAGGCGAGCCCGTCCGCCAGCCCCGCCCCCGGTCAGCCACCGGCGTACCCGAAGGGCACGGTGGCGATGATCGCCAACCCGCCGGGCGCGAACGGCAGCCAGTTCCTGCTCTTCTTCAAGGACTTCAACCCGGACAAGGCGGTCTACCCGGTCATCGGAAAGGTCACCGGCGGCTTGGACGTCCTGGAGAAGATCGGTGCCCTGCCGACCGTGGACAATGGGACCGGGGCGCAGGTCAAGCCCAAGAACGACGTGGTGATCCAGAGCCTCACCGTCGGTGAGCCGGCCACCGGCGCGTCGGCACCGGCGCCCACCGGCTCCGGCGCCCCGGCGGCCAGCACCAGCGCCGGCTGA
- a CDS encoding peptidylprolyl isomerase gives MTSTRERQRAAARARLEKEMAERAARARKRRQTQAIAGATLALLLVVAGTVWLATSLGGDDDKTGTDTAASGQAQCAYTEIPSDQRTKETKDVGLPATQQSTTGVQTMTIDTNLGPITAKVDRSLAPCTAGAFTHLAEKNFFDNSKCHRLVTEGIKVLQCGDPSATGKGWRETDGTGGPSFRMAEENLPTDKRPPYPAGVIAMANSGQPGSTGSQFFIVYGDSPLDPNYTVLGTITGGMDIVNDVAKAGDDKAFAQQAGGGHPKKEITITKLAMSAPQG, from the coding sequence GTGACGTCCACCAGAGAGCGGCAGCGCGCGGCGGCACGCGCCCGGCTCGAGAAGGAGATGGCCGAGCGCGCGGCCCGCGCCCGCAAGCGCCGGCAGACCCAGGCGATCGCCGGGGCGACCCTCGCCCTGCTGCTCGTGGTGGCCGGCACCGTCTGGCTGGCCACCAGCCTGGGTGGCGACGACGACAAGACCGGCACCGACACGGCGGCGAGCGGGCAGGCCCAGTGCGCCTACACCGAGATCCCGTCCGACCAGCGGACCAAGGAGACCAAGGACGTCGGGCTGCCGGCCACCCAGCAGTCGACCACCGGCGTCCAGACCATGACGATCGACACCAACCTGGGGCCGATCACCGCCAAGGTCGACCGGTCCCTGGCGCCCTGCACCGCGGGCGCCTTCACCCACCTGGCCGAGAAGAACTTCTTCGACAACAGCAAGTGCCACCGTCTGGTGACCGAGGGCATCAAGGTGCTCCAGTGCGGTGACCCGAGCGCGACCGGCAAGGGCTGGCGGGAGACCGACGGCACCGGCGGCCCGAGCTTCCGGATGGCCGAGGAGAACCTGCCGACCGACAAGCGGCCGCCGTACCCGGCGGGGGTCATCGCGATGGCCAACTCCGGCCAGCCGGGCAGCACGGGCAGCCAGTTCTTCATCGTCTACGGCGACTCGCCGCTGGACCCGAACTACACGGTGCTCGGCACGATCACCGGTGGCATGGACATCGTCAACGACGTGGCCAAGGCCGGCGACGACAAGGCCTTCGCGCAGCAGGCCGGTGGCGGTCACCCGAAGAAGGAGATCACCATCACCAAGCTGGCGATGAGCGCGCCGCAGGGCTGA
- a CDS encoding bifunctional (p)ppGpp synthetase/guanosine-3',5'-bis(diphosphate) 3'-pyrophosphohydrolase, with the protein MEGTVHPTGDADGSVTDRNGDATARVTGSGNGAAATAPAESARSASVPPADSVVVPFRPDGSVEPTPSAGFGLSNAPTGRRVRARLARFNAPWQTSQVSEVLEPLISTHRENHPKADARLLQRAFDTAARWHSGQYRKSGDPYITHPLAVATILANLGMDTTTLVAALLHDTIEDTEYTLDQMRADFGGEVALLVDGVTKLDKVKLGDAAKAETIRKMVVAMAKDPRVLVIKLADRLHNMRTLTFLPRPKQEQKAKETLEILAPLAHRLGMNTIKWELEDLAFGTLFPKRYEEINRLIGEHQPQREALLRQVTQKVQTDLKAAKIKAETTGRPKHLYSIYQKMIVRGRDFNDIYDLVGVRILVDTVRDCYAALGVIHANWQPVPGRFKDYIAMPKFNMYQSLHTTVIGPTGKPVEMQIRTYAMHRTAEFGIAAHWKYKEHKGTQIVGPPAHIDEMTWLRQLLDWQREAADPSEFLDALRFDLSSQEVYVFTPKGDVIPLPTGSTPVDFAYAVHTEVGHKCIGARVNGKLVPLESTLSNGDVIEIFTSKSDTAGPTQDWLGFVKSPRARTKIRQYFNKERREEAIEAGKDAIVKAMRKQGMPLQRMLTSDALMAVSRDLHLADVASLYAAVGDSQVSAQSVVQKLMATYGGEEGAAEDIAETAVATRPPRSRASSHDPGVVVRGVSDVWIKLARCCTPVPPDAVFGFVTRSGGVSVHRDDCANAEDLKAQGERVVEVSWKLTSASTFLVAIQVEALDRHKLLADVTRVLSEERVNILSATVTTTRDRVAVSRFSFEMADPKHLGHLLAAVRKVDGVFDAYRVTSGA; encoded by the coding sequence ATGGAGGGCACGGTGCACCCGACAGGCGACGCGGACGGCTCGGTGACCGACCGGAACGGCGACGCGACGGCCCGGGTGACGGGCTCTGGCAACGGCGCTGCCGCGACCGCCCCGGCCGAGTCCGCCCGGTCCGCGTCCGTTCCTCCCGCCGACAGCGTGGTCGTCCCGTTCCGGCCCGACGGGTCGGTCGAGCCGACGCCGAGCGCGGGTTTCGGCCTCTCCAACGCGCCCACCGGCCGCCGCGTGCGGGCCCGGCTGGCCCGGTTCAACGCGCCCTGGCAGACCTCCCAGGTCAGCGAGGTGCTCGAGCCGCTCATCTCGACCCACCGGGAGAACCACCCCAAGGCCGACGCGCGGCTGCTCCAGCGCGCCTTCGACACCGCGGCCCGCTGGCACTCCGGTCAGTACCGCAAGTCCGGCGACCCGTACATCACGCACCCGCTGGCGGTGGCGACCATCCTGGCCAACCTCGGGATGGACACCACCACGCTGGTCGCGGCGCTGCTGCACGACACGATCGAGGACACCGAGTACACCCTCGACCAGATGCGCGCCGACTTCGGCGGCGAGGTCGCGCTCCTGGTCGACGGGGTCACCAAGCTCGACAAGGTCAAGCTGGGCGACGCGGCCAAGGCCGAGACCATCCGCAAGATGGTCGTGGCCATGGCGAAGGACCCGCGCGTCTTGGTGATCAAGCTGGCCGACCGGCTGCACAACATGCGCACCCTCACCTTCCTGCCCCGCCCCAAGCAGGAGCAGAAGGCGAAGGAGACGCTGGAGATCCTGGCGCCGCTGGCCCACCGCCTTGGTATGAACACGATCAAGTGGGAGCTGGAGGACCTCGCCTTCGGCACCCTCTTCCCGAAGCGGTACGAGGAGATCAACCGCCTGATCGGCGAGCACCAGCCGCAGCGCGAGGCGCTGCTGCGCCAGGTGACCCAGAAGGTGCAGACCGACCTGAAGGCCGCCAAGATCAAGGCGGAGACCACCGGGCGGCCGAAGCACCTCTACTCGATCTACCAGAAGATGATCGTGCGGGGTCGCGACTTCAACGACATCTACGACCTGGTCGGTGTGCGGATCCTGGTCGACACGGTGCGCGACTGCTACGCGGCGTTGGGCGTCATCCACGCCAACTGGCAGCCGGTGCCGGGCCGGTTCAAGGACTACATCGCCATGCCCAAGTTCAACATGTACCAGTCGCTGCACACGACGGTCATCGGGCCCACCGGCAAGCCGGTGGAGATGCAGATCCGCACGTACGCGATGCACCGCACCGCCGAGTTCGGCATCGCCGCGCACTGGAAGTACAAGGAGCACAAGGGCACCCAGATCGTCGGCCCGCCGGCGCACATCGACGAGATGACCTGGCTGCGCCAGCTGCTGGACTGGCAGCGGGAGGCGGCCGACCCGAGCGAGTTCCTCGACGCGCTGCGGTTCGACCTGTCGAGCCAGGAGGTGTACGTCTTCACCCCGAAGGGTGACGTCATCCCGCTGCCGACCGGGTCGACGCCGGTGGACTTCGCGTACGCGGTGCACACCGAGGTCGGGCACAAGTGCATCGGCGCCCGGGTCAACGGCAAGCTGGTGCCGTTGGAGTCGACGCTCTCCAACGGCGACGTGATCGAGATCTTCACCTCGAAGTCCGACACCGCCGGCCCCACGCAGGACTGGCTCGGCTTCGTCAAGAGCCCCCGCGCCCGGACGAAGATCCGCCAGTACTTCAACAAGGAGCGGCGCGAGGAGGCGATCGAGGCCGGCAAGGACGCGATCGTCAAGGCGATGCGCAAGCAGGGCATGCCGCTTCAGCGGATGCTCACCTCGGATGCGCTGATGGCGGTCTCCCGGGACCTGCACCTGGCCGACGTGGCGTCGCTGTACGCGGCGGTCGGCGACAGCCAGGTCAGCGCCCAGTCGGTCGTGCAGAAGCTGATGGCCACGTACGGCGGCGAGGAGGGCGCGGCGGAGGACATCGCCGAGACCGCCGTCGCCACGCGGCCGCCACGCAGCCGGGCGAGCAGTCACGACCCGGGTGTGGTGGTCCGCGGCGTCAGCGACGTCTGGATCAAGCTGGCGCGGTGCTGCACGCCGGTGCCGCCGGACGCGGTCTTCGGGTTCGTCACCCGCTCCGGCGGGGTGAGCGTGCACCGGGACGACTGCGCCAACGCCGAGGACCTGAAGGCCCAGGGCGAGCGGGTGGTCGAGGTGAGCTGGAAGCTCACCTCCGCCTCGACGTTCCTGGTCGCCATCCAGGTGGAGGCGCTCGACCGGCACAAGCTGCTCGCCGACGTCACCCGGGTGCTCTCCGAGGAGCGGGTCAACATCCTGTCCGCCACGGTCACCACCACCCGCGACCGGGTGGCGGTGAGCCGGTTCAGCTTCGAGATGGCCGACCCGAAGCACCTCGGCCACCTGCTGGCCGCGGTCCGCAAGGTGGACGGCGTCTTCGACGCCTACCGGGTCACCTCCGGGGCCTGA
- a CDS encoding adenine phosphoribosyltransferase, producing MTETHSAEVRGDSGAETARLVASRVLDVPDFPKPGVVFKDLMPLFADGAAFREVIDGIVAYHGRDTFDAVVGIEARGFVVAAAIAYATGVGVVPVRKAGKLPRAAYSASYELEYGEATLEVHQDAFTAGHRVLVVDDVLATGGTAAATLDLVERAGGTVAGFTVLLELSFLGGRDRLAPRPVHALLTV from the coding sequence GTGACGGAGACCCACAGCGCCGAGGTACGCGGGGACAGCGGTGCCGAGACGGCCCGGCTGGTGGCCAGCCGGGTGCTGGACGTGCCCGACTTTCCCAAGCCTGGTGTCGTGTTCAAGGACCTGATGCCGCTCTTCGCCGACGGCGCGGCGTTCCGCGAGGTGATCGACGGGATCGTGGCGTACCACGGGCGGGACACGTTCGACGCCGTGGTCGGGATCGAGGCGCGCGGGTTCGTGGTCGCGGCGGCCATCGCGTACGCGACCGGTGTGGGCGTGGTGCCGGTGCGCAAGGCGGGCAAGCTGCCCCGGGCGGCGTACTCGGCCTCGTACGAGCTGGAGTACGGCGAGGCCACCCTCGAGGTGCACCAGGACGCGTTCACGGCCGGGCACCGGGTGCTGGTGGTGGACGACGTGCTGGCCACCGGGGGCACCGCCGCGGCGACCCTGGACCTGGTCGAGCGGGCCGGCGGCACCGTCGCCGGGTTCACCGTGCTGCTGGAGCTGAGCTTCCTGGGCGGCCGGGACCGGCTCGCCCCACGTCCGGTCCATGCCCTGCTGACCGTTTGA
- the secF gene encoding protein translocase subunit SecF, producing MARSGLATRLYRGEAGLNIIGKRKLWFSIAGALVLAAVLSFAFRGFTLGIEFEGGNSFQVPASVGTLSGTEERVNGVLDSVAGGTEVESAQTVGGGSGEFYEFRTAVLSSEDANAVKAGLTQEFGLNADQISSNQVSAAWGGQYTERALLGLVIFIALVTLYLIIRFEWRMAVSAVSSLLLNLVLTAGVYSLVGFEVTPSTIIGFLTILGFALYDVVVVFDKVQENTRGITASNNQTYGEAANLAVNQTLMRSINTSLVALLPVGGLLFIGVPLGAVTLKDLGLVLFVGMLVAVFSSLFFATPVLATLKDFEPRIQAHTKRVLARRGAIARGELTPKGAPARPTGGGEPAADVENAALAGAAPKVGARPAAKRSTGARGGRPSGGGGNRPGGAKRR from the coding sequence ATGGCCCGCAGCGGTCTGGCTACCCGCCTCTACCGGGGCGAGGCCGGTCTCAACATCATCGGCAAGCGCAAGCTCTGGTTCTCGATCGCGGGCGCTCTGGTGCTCGCCGCGGTGCTGAGCTTCGCCTTCCGGGGCTTCACCCTGGGCATCGAGTTCGAGGGCGGCAACTCCTTCCAGGTCCCGGCCAGTGTCGGCACGCTGTCCGGCACCGAGGAGCGGGTCAACGGCGTCCTCGACAGCGTGGCCGGCGGCACCGAGGTCGAGTCGGCCCAGACGGTCGGCGGCGGAAGCGGGGAGTTCTACGAGTTCCGCACCGCCGTGCTGAGCTCTGAGGACGCCAACGCGGTCAAGGCCGGGTTGACGCAGGAGTTCGGCCTCAACGCGGACCAGATCAGCTCGAACCAGGTCAGCGCGGCCTGGGGCGGCCAGTACACCGAGCGCGCGCTGCTCGGTCTGGTCATCTTCATCGCGCTGGTGACGCTCTACCTGATCATCCGCTTCGAGTGGCGGATGGCGGTCAGCGCGGTCTCCTCGCTGCTGCTCAACCTGGTCCTCACCGCCGGGGTCTACTCGCTGGTCGGGTTCGAGGTCACCCCGTCGACGATCATCGGGTTCCTCACCATCCTGGGCTTCGCGCTCTACGACGTCGTCGTGGTGTTCGACAAGGTCCAGGAGAACACCCGGGGCATCACGGCGAGCAACAACCAGACGTACGGCGAGGCGGCCAACCTCGCGGTCAACCAGACCCTGATGCGCTCGATCAACACCAGCCTGGTGGCGCTGCTGCCCGTGGGTGGTCTGCTCTTCATCGGTGTCCCGCTCGGCGCGGTCACCCTGAAGGACCTCGGTCTGGTGCTCTTCGTCGGCATGCTCGTCGCGGTCTTCTCGTCCCTCTTCTTCGCCACCCCGGTGCTGGCGACGCTGAAGGACTTCGAGCCGCGGATCCAGGCGCACACCAAGCGGGTCCTGGCCCGGCGGGGCGCCATCGCCCGCGGCGAGCTGACCCCGAAGGGCGCCCCGGCGCGGCCCACCGGCGGCGGCGAACCGGCCGCCGACGTGGAGAACGCCGCGCTGGCCGGCGCCGCGCCCAAGGTGGGTGCGCGGCCGGCGGCCAAGCGGTCCACCGGCGCCCGGGGCGGGCGGCCCAGCGGCGGCGGCGGAAACCGGCCGGGCGGCGCGAAGCGGCGCTGA
- the secD gene encoding protein translocase subunit SecD encodes MAPPQGQMRPGRQIAVLGLVFVVLYLLVFFSGGAKGSFTDRLEPRLGLDLIGGTRLTLEAKNTLDGRPPTAENLEEARQIIENRVNAFGVAEAEVVTEGNRNIVISLPGENRDLTNVGSAAELRFRKVLKAADGSGAVAAPAPTPSGSASPAPSGSAAPTPSGSATPSGSPAPKVTSSPTGGQGGMAPAPSATPSASASASASPSAAAPSPSASDEPVSASIEEQRKAVEQKVGAAAWSAASGLQGPADLSADPSLADKLKPFGTLSPEEVAVLPAQMQFNVPTIGCAQLDKRPPASISDPNQQAVACEDGAAKYLLDKAKVLGTDVSDASAVMDQTSSWVVSLDFTGSGQEKWTNLTRESFNNDGQACDASALGQDGKCRVAVVLDNEIVSSPEIQGVLTGDSQITGNFTQKDASDLASQLRYGALPVTFEQQEQQNVSATLGASHLRAGLLAAGIGMLLVIIYAFFYYRLLGSVIFLSLLLSALLVFGALIVLGRQIGFTLTLAGIAGFIVSLGVAADSFVIYFERLKDEIREGRSPRSAVPRAWARARRTIISANTISILAAVVLYVVSVGTVKGFAFALGLATVLDLVVVFLFRHPIMTMFARTGAFLSPRVSGLGRVLRTAEAERDTTTRPSRVKEA; translated from the coding sequence GTGGCACCACCTCAGGGACAGATGCGCCCCGGACGGCAGATCGCCGTGCTCGGGCTCGTCTTCGTGGTCCTCTATCTTCTGGTGTTCTTCTCGGGCGGCGCCAAGGGCAGCTTCACGGATCGGCTCGAGCCCCGGCTCGGCTTGGACCTGATCGGCGGCACCCGGCTGACGCTCGAGGCGAAGAACACCCTCGACGGCCGGCCCCCGACGGCGGAGAACCTCGAAGAGGCCCGCCAGATCATCGAGAACCGGGTCAACGCGTTCGGCGTGGCCGAGGCCGAGGTGGTCACCGAGGGCAACCGGAACATCGTGATCTCCCTGCCCGGTGAGAACCGGGACCTGACCAACGTGGGCAGCGCGGCCGAGCTGCGCTTCCGCAAGGTGCTCAAGGCCGCGGACGGCAGCGGTGCGGTCGCCGCACCGGCGCCGACCCCGTCCGGCAGCGCCAGCCCGGCGCCGTCCGGCAGCGCGGCCCCGACCCCGTCGGGCAGCGCGACCCCGTCCGGCAGCCCGGCGCCGAAGGTGACCAGCTCCCCGACGGGCGGCCAGGGCGGCATGGCGCCGGCGCCGAGCGCCACTCCGTCGGCGTCGGCGTCGGCATCGGCCTCGCCGAGCGCCGCGGCGCCCTCGCCGAGCGCCAGTGACGAACCGGTGTCGGCCAGCATCGAGGAGCAGCGCAAGGCCGTCGAGCAGAAGGTCGGCGCGGCCGCCTGGTCGGCCGCGAGCGGCCTGCAGGGCCCCGCGGACCTCTCCGCCGACCCCTCGCTGGCGGACAAGCTCAAGCCCTTCGGCACGCTGAGCCCGGAGGAGGTCGCCGTCCTGCCGGCGCAGATGCAGTTCAACGTGCCGACCATCGGCTGCGCCCAGCTCGACAAGCGTCCGCCGGCGTCGATTTCCGACCCGAACCAGCAGGCCGTGGCCTGTGAGGACGGCGCCGCGAAGTACCTGCTCGACAAGGCGAAGGTGCTCGGCACCGACGTGAGCGACGCCAGCGCGGTGATGGACCAGACCAGCTCCTGGGTGGTCAGCCTCGACTTCACCGGCAGCGGTCAGGAAAAGTGGACCAACCTGACCCGCGAGTCGTTCAACAACGACGGGCAGGCCTGCGACGCCTCCGCCCTCGGCCAGGACGGCAAGTGCCGGGTCGCCGTGGTGCTGGACAACGAGATCGTCTCGTCGCCGGAGATCCAGGGCGTGCTCACCGGTGACTCGCAGATCACCGGAAACTTCACCCAGAAGGACGCCAGCGACCTCGCCAGCCAGCTGCGCTACGGCGCCCTGCCGGTGACCTTCGAGCAGCAGGAGCAGCAGAACGTCTCCGCCACGCTGGGCGCCAGCCACCTGCGGGCCGGTCTGCTCGCGGCCGGCATCGGCATGCTGCTGGTCATCATCTACGCGTTCTTCTACTACCGCCTGCTCGGCTCGGTGATCTTCCTGAGCCTGCTGCTCTCCGCCCTGCTGGTCTTCGGCGCGCTGATCGTGCTCGGGCGGCAGATCGGCTTCACCCTGACCCTCGCCGGCATCGCCGGTTTCATCGTCTCGCTCGGTGTGGCGGCGGACTCGTTCGTCATCTACTTCGAACGGTTGAAGGACGAGATCCGGGAGGGCCGCAGCCCACGTAGCGCGGTGCCGCGGGCCTGGGCCCGGGCCCGACGGACGATCATCTCGGCGAACACGATCTCGATCCTCGCGGCGGTGGTCCTCTACGTGGTCTCGGTCGGCACGGTGAAGGGCTTCGCCTTCGCCCTCGGCCTGGCGACGGTGCTGGACCTGGTCGTGGTGTTCCTCTTCCGGCACCCGATCATGACGATGTTCGCGCGGACCGGTGCCTTCCTCTCGCCGCGGGTCAGTGGCCTTGGCCGCGTCCTGCGGACGGCCGAAGCCGAGCGCGACACCACCACCCGCCCGTCCCGCGTGAAGGAGGCCTGA
- the yajC gene encoding preprotein translocase subunit YajC gives MGRSVTVQYLAAGSGGAGGLTPILMIVLLFGVMYFMMIRPQQKRRREAEAMQSALSPGDEVVTIGGLYGTVTGVDDDTVLLEVAPGVQTRYARPAIARVVTRAELPAEPTTEDADTVKE, from the coding sequence ATGGGAAGGTCTGTAACCGTGCAATACCTCGCAGCGGGCAGTGGGGGAGCCGGCGGTCTGACGCCGATCCTCATGATCGTTCTGCTCTTCGGCGTCATGTACTTCATGATGATCCGCCCCCAGCAGAAGCGTCGCCGCGAGGCCGAGGCGATGCAGTCCGCGCTCTCCCCGGGCGACGAGGTGGTCACCATCGGCGGGCTCTACGGCACCGTGACCGGTGTGGACGACGACACCGTCCTGCTCGAGGTCGCCCCCGGCGTGCAGACCCGCTACGCCCGGCCGGCGATCGCCCGGGTGGTCACCCGGGCCGAGCTCCCGGCCGAGCCGACCACCGAGGACGCGGACACCGTCAAGGAGTGA
- the ruvB gene encoding Holliday junction branch migration DNA helicase RuvB: protein MTAPDGGLVSAYVNDAELDAEASVRPKRLDEFIAQHRVRDQLDLLLKGAMRRGSPPDHILLSGPPGLGKTTLANIVAAELGSGIRVTSGPAIERSGDLAAILTSLAEGDVLFIDEIHRIAKPAEELLYSAMEDFRVDVVVGKGPGATAIPLDVEPFTLVGATTRSGLLTGPMRDRFGFVAHLDFYAPADLEALLHRSARILNVPITDDGAAEIAGRSRGTPRIANRLLRRVRDFAEVRAEGVVTLETARAALTVYDVDALGLDRLDRAVLTALVDSFRGGPVGLSTLAVAVGEQPDTVEEVCEPFLVRAGLLARTPRGRVATEAAWHHLGRTPPNGTFGADAPPTPDLFSTAPEQP, encoded by the coding sequence ATGACGGCTCCCGACGGCGGCCTGGTCTCGGCGTACGTCAACGACGCGGAACTGGACGCGGAGGCCAGCGTCCGGCCGAAGCGGCTGGACGAGTTCATCGCCCAGCACCGGGTGCGCGACCAGCTCGACCTGTTGCTGAAGGGCGCGATGCGGCGCGGCAGCCCGCCCGACCACATCCTCCTGTCCGGGCCGCCCGGCCTGGGTAAGACCACCCTGGCCAACATCGTCGCCGCCGAGCTGGGCTCGGGCATCCGGGTGACCAGCGGCCCGGCCATCGAGCGCTCGGGCGACCTCGCGGCCATCCTGACGAGCCTCGCCGAGGGCGACGTGCTCTTCATCGACGAGATCCACCGGATCGCGAAGCCGGCCGAGGAGCTGCTCTACAGCGCGATGGAGGACTTCCGGGTCGACGTGGTGGTCGGCAAGGGGCCGGGCGCCACCGCGATCCCGCTGGACGTCGAGCCGTTCACCCTGGTGGGCGCGACCACCCGCTCCGGTCTGCTGACCGGGCCGATGCGGGACCGGTTCGGTTTCGTCGCCCACCTCGACTTCTACGCCCCGGCCGACCTCGAGGCGCTGCTGCACCGCTCGGCGCGGATCCTGAACGTGCCGATCACCGACGACGGCGCCGCCGAGATCGCCGGCCGGTCGCGGGGGACGCCCCGGATCGCCAACCGGCTGCTGCGCCGGGTGCGGGACTTCGCCGAGGTCCGGGCCGAGGGCGTGGTCACCCTGGAGACCGCCCGGGCGGCCCTGACGGTGTACGACGTCGACGCGCTCGGGCTGGACCGGCTGGACCGGGCGGTGCTCACCGCGCTGGTCGACTCGTTCCGGGGTGGCCCGGTCGGTCTCTCCACCCTCGCGGTGGCGGTGGGGGAGCAGCCGGACACCGTCGAGGAGGTGTGCGAGCCGTTCCTGGTACGGGCCGGTCTGCTGGCGCGTACGCCCCGGGGGCGGGTGGCGACCGAGGCTGCCTGGCACCATCTGGGCCGTACGCCGCCTAATGGTACATTTGGCGCGGATGCCCCTCCCACGCCCGATCTGTTCTCGACCGCGCCCGAACAGCCGTGA
- the ruvA gene encoding Holliday junction branch migration protein RuvA, which yields MIASVRGVVTATGPDQAVIEVGGVGLAVHCAPATLADLRIGQPARLATSLVVREDSLTLYGFADDDAKQLFELLQTASGVGPRLAQAVLAVHTPDAVRKAIANADTAALTRVPGIGKKGAERLVLELRDRIGPVPVGVDGAAGVTGGAWPEQVRQALVGLGWTGAQADQAVAAVAETVDGPTPPVPVLLKQAIRLLGRTR from the coding sequence ATGATCGCCAGCGTGCGCGGCGTGGTGACCGCGACCGGCCCCGACCAGGCGGTGATCGAGGTCGGCGGGGTGGGCCTGGCGGTGCACTGCGCCCCGGCCACCCTCGCCGACCTGCGGATCGGCCAGCCCGCCCGGCTCGCCACCAGTCTGGTCGTCCGCGAGGACTCGCTCACCCTCTACGGTTTCGCCGACGACGACGCCAAGCAGCTCTTCGAGCTGTTGCAGACCGCCAGTGGGGTCGGCCCCCGGCTGGCGCAGGCGGTGCTCGCCGTGCACACGCCGGACGCGGTGCGCAAGGCGATCGCCAACGCCGACACGGCCGCGTTGACCCGGGTGCCCGGCATCGGCAAAAAGGGCGCCGAGCGGCTCGTGCTGGAGCTGCGCGACCGGATCGGCCCGGTGCCGGTGGGCGTCGACGGCGCGGCCGGCGTGACCGGCGGCGCCTGGCCCGAGCAGGTCCGCCAGGCGCTCGTCGGGCTGGGCTGGACGGGCGCGCAGGCCGACCAGGCGGTGGCCGCGGTCGCGGAGACCGTCGACGGCCCGACCCCGCCCGTACCGGTCCTGCTCAAGCAGGCCATCCGGCTGCTGGGCCGCACCCGATGA
- the ruvC gene encoding crossover junction endodeoxyribonuclease RuvC: MRVLGVDPGLTRCGVGVVEGVPGRPCTLVAYYVVYTDPADELPVRLLHLDRSLTKLVAEHQPDSVAVERVFSQHNVRTVMGTAQASGIAVLAGARAGLPVQTYTPSEVKAAVTGSGQADKAQMTAMVTRLLRLPEPPRPADAADALALAICHVWRGGTRSKLAAAADRVRRGGSR, translated from the coding sequence GTGCGGGTGCTCGGCGTCGACCCGGGGCTGACCCGGTGCGGGGTGGGTGTGGTCGAGGGCGTGCCCGGCCGGCCCTGCACCCTGGTCGCCTACTACGTGGTCTACACCGACCCGGCCGACGAGCTGCCCGTCCGACTGCTGCACCTGGACCGTTCGCTGACCAAGCTGGTGGCCGAGCACCAGCCGGACAGCGTGGCGGTCGAGCGCGTGTTCAGCCAGCACAACGTCCGCACCGTGATGGGCACCGCCCAGGCCAGCGGGATCGCGGTGCTCGCCGGCGCGCGCGCCGGGTTGCCGGTGCAGACGTACACCCCGAGCGAGGTGAAGGCGGCGGTGACCGGCTCGGGTCAGGCGGACAAGGCGCAGATGACCGCGATGGTCACCCGCCTGCTGCGGCTGCCCGAACCACCCCGCCCGGCCGACGCCGCGGACGCGCTCGCCCTGGCCATCTGCCACGTGTGGCGCGGCGGCACCCGCTCCAAGCTGGCCGCCGCGGCCGACCGGGTACGACGAGGAGGATCCAGATGA